The following proteins come from a genomic window of Pirellulaceae bacterium:
- a CDS encoding MarR family transcriptional regulator has product MAKPKTPVQLTESPASVETASRWTFLTNHAHVLIALSANPDLVLRQVALRVGITERGVQRIVQDLEDEGFIRREKVGRKNHYQVLREQPLRHPIEAHRTIGDLLKLING; this is encoded by the coding sequence ATGGCCAAGCCAAAAACGCCGGTTCAACTGACGGAATCCCCAGCTTCCGTTGAAACTGCTAGTCGTTGGACGTTCTTGACCAATCACGCACACGTGCTTATCGCACTCTCCGCAAACCCAGACTTGGTATTACGTCAAGTAGCTTTGCGCGTCGGCATCACTGAGCGGGGGGTGCAAAGGATCGTGCAAGATTTGGAGGATGAAGGCTTTATTCGCCGAGAGAAAGTAGGGCGAAAGAATCACTACCAAGTGTTGAGGGAACAACCGTTGCGACACCCCATTGAGGCTCACCGCACAATCGGAGACCTCTTAAAGCTGATCAACGGGTAA
- a CDS encoding transposase, which translates to MRAYSMDLRIRVLKACDSGLGTTEVAELFDVSTAWIRRLKQRRRETGQIGAREQRHGPLPKLHGHEEELVRIVEEQPDRTAKEIAALLPLCISHQTVDRFVRRLNYRFKKRH; encoded by the coding sequence ATGCGTGCTTATTCGATGGATTTGAGAATTCGTGTACTCAAGGCCTGTGATTCAGGGTTGGGAACGACGGAAGTTGCCGAATTGTTTGACGTGTCGACCGCTTGGATTCGAAGGCTCAAGCAACGCCGTCGTGAAACAGGTCAAATCGGTGCTCGTGAGCAAAGACACGGCCCGCTTCCCAAACTACACGGACACGAAGAGGAGCTCGTGAGAATTGTCGAGGAACAGCCGGATCGAACGGCCAAGGAAATCGCGGCATTACTTCCGCTTTGCATCTCGCATCAAACCGTCGACCGCTTTGTTCGTCGTTTGAACTATCGATTTAAAAAAAGACATTGA
- a CDS encoding oxidoreductase, with product MSSSLALLLTAPAAILLTLACLPNSLVNARPLATRNAVTWIAAFQFFVAVCISVILATGRVRAQNADLLRFSSDTPFAVSIYFDGVASLMLMLVSFLGWVICQYSLRYLDGEATQGSYFRWTGLTIGSVCLMVVAGNLLMFIVAWVTTSLGLHQLLLHYGQRPAARRAAWTKFTTSRIGDAALIVAAVLIYAQFRTLEFVELFALVGSLTTVTVEMQVAGFLLVLGVITKSAQFPFHTWLPQTMETPTPVSALMHAGIVNAGGYLMIRTSSVVALTPWALTTLAIIAGFTAFFAAVVMLTQSSVKKSLAYSTIAQMGFMLLQCALGAYSAAMLHILAHSLYKAHAFLSSGSVIAARAAITGSLSSTHQVNWFRFVASGVALIAVLWASLALFRSNPVTKPGGLLLGGILCLALHQWIGQVMRGGHQIQWLRALAVAGGLCLLYSASFATIDSIISASLPVAGVPQMLWLVASFVATGFLGLLVLQAALVSGRESAILNRYYIHASNGFYLESTLRRVFGSLLNT from the coding sequence ATGTCTAGTTCACTTGCCTTACTTCTGACGGCTCCCGCAGCCATTCTGCTCACCTTGGCCTGTTTACCCAATTCCTTGGTCAACGCACGGCCGCTAGCGACCCGCAATGCGGTCACTTGGATCGCAGCATTCCAGTTTTTCGTCGCGGTTTGCATTTCCGTGATCCTGGCAACTGGGCGAGTCCGGGCACAGAACGCTGATTTGCTTAGATTCTCCAGCGATACCCCTTTCGCAGTTTCGATTTACTTCGACGGTGTGGCGAGCTTAATGTTGATGCTGGTTAGCTTCCTCGGTTGGGTGATCTGCCAGTATTCACTTCGCTACCTCGATGGCGAAGCGACGCAAGGTAGCTACTTCCGCTGGACAGGATTGACGATCGGTTCCGTCTGTCTGATGGTAGTCGCAGGCAATCTGCTAATGTTTATTGTGGCTTGGGTAACGACCAGCCTTGGCCTTCACCAACTCTTGTTGCACTACGGACAGCGACCAGCAGCTCGACGCGCCGCTTGGACCAAATTTACTACAAGTCGGATTGGTGACGCGGCGTTAATTGTGGCCGCAGTTCTCATCTATGCACAGTTCAGGACACTTGAGTTCGTCGAATTGTTTGCGTTGGTGGGCTCGCTTACGACCGTCACTGTCGAAATGCAAGTTGCCGGATTTCTGTTAGTTCTCGGCGTGATCACTAAATCAGCGCAGTTCCCTTTCCACACTTGGTTACCCCAAACTATGGAAACGCCAACGCCTGTATCAGCACTCATGCACGCAGGCATCGTCAATGCTGGCGGCTACTTAATGATTCGAACCAGCTCCGTAGTAGCGCTGACACCTTGGGCATTAACCACGTTGGCCATCATCGCTGGATTCACCGCATTTTTCGCGGCAGTGGTGATGTTGACCCAATCGAGCGTGAAAAAGTCGCTGGCGTATTCAACAATAGCGCAAATGGGATTCATGTTGTTGCAGTGTGCCCTAGGTGCCTACTCGGCGGCAATGCTGCATATTCTAGCTCATTCCCTCTATAAGGCGCACGCCTTCTTGAGCAGTGGAAGCGTGATCGCAGCCCGGGCAGCAATCACTGGATCACTGTCGTCCACTCACCAAGTCAACTGGTTCAGGTTCGTAGCGAGTGGCGTGGCATTAATCGCGGTCCTGTGGGCTTCCTTAGCTTTGTTCAGATCCAATCCGGTGACCAAGCCCGGTGGACTTTTGCTAGGAGGAATCTTGTGCCTAGCACTGCACCAGTGGATTGGTCAAGTGATGCGCGGTGGCCATCAGATACAGTGGCTTCGGGCGCTGGCTGTCGCTGGCGGGCTGTGCCTGCTCTATTCGGCTAGCTTCGCGACCATCGACTCGATCATCTCCGCAAGTTTGCCGGTCGCCGGTGTTCCGCAGATGCTCTGGTTAGTCGCGAGCTTCGTGGCAACAGGTTTCCTTGGACTGCTGGTGCTACAAGCGGCTTTGGTCAGTGGACGAGAATCGGCCATTCTGAACAGGTACTACATTCATGCATCGAATGGCTTCTATTTGGAAAGCACTCTGCGACGCGTGTTTGGAAGCTTGCTTAACACTTAA
- a CDS encoding DUF2309 domain-containing protein, with protein MSVLQASSKVNHLSIARDNFLPPNFESFQDPSQLEEALAEVTQVIAPVWPLQDYVAVNPYAGISHRSFLDARAYLKAFSDCETLMPIEHYAAEYHHGRLTQEDIQSAINELAATGVSPPLTANQIAQNLMSIGLVDTSRDLSASTPNDDRPIRTIAETINKWMGQDIDWHEAIVAEISKHCAAHYDQSQAVWASPYKHLSLYEAWRKVAEHDCNIEILGLTDFRKFVACLPHTPEACIAYALKELSVPQPLWSTFLLCQAFSIPGWSAWAKYQTSWAENSRPEKNDLVCLLAIRLAYDVALAEAKSVSVNWSSYVDMAASSFKLPQEALGSDSKIRFILLRASEIAHRNSLLKAMSFSEGRSSRTEDRKLAQLVFCIDVRSERIRRQLEAQSQDIETFGFAGFFGMAFEYATLGQPSGNLQLPVLLKPQFKVHECVHEADAAHECAAINKREQARTWRALWKSFQASAVGCFSFVETTGLLVGLKLLTRVAGYNPKRSDAKYDGLGRADHSRLGPTLRGLNHQGITTSRQADLAEGMLRNLGLTKNFARIVVFCGHACQTDNNPLAAGLDCGACGGHSGEPNARFAAMLLNQPYIRQAMADRGIDIPADTHFVGALHNTTTDRIEFFDTQMVPTSQQDALQQLKTSCAIATRQTQLERMPIVSSSSPNALLRRATDWSEVRPEWGLAGNASFIVAPRSMTQKANLEARSFLHSYDYTQDTQGRVLETIMTAPMIVANWINMQYYASTVDNCHFGSGTKTVHNVVGGFGILSGNGGDLMTGLPWQSLHTGKQFQHLPMRLQVVINAPREMIDRIIAKHQLVADLLTGGWLHLVAIEEQTTYRYTLAGKWESLHLAPSPSHEGVSV; from the coding sequence ATGTCAGTTTTGCAAGCCTCATCCAAAGTTAATCATCTCTCGATCGCGCGAGACAACTTCCTTCCTCCGAACTTCGAATCGTTTCAGGACCCTAGCCAGTTGGAGGAAGCGCTGGCAGAAGTCACCCAAGTCATTGCGCCCGTATGGCCGCTACAAGATTACGTCGCAGTCAATCCTTACGCGGGAATCTCGCACCGCTCGTTCCTGGACGCTCGGGCCTACTTGAAAGCCTTCTCGGACTGCGAAACACTCATGCCGATCGAACACTATGCGGCCGAGTACCATCATGGCCGCCTGACACAGGAAGATATCCAGTCGGCAATCAACGAATTGGCGGCGACTGGAGTGTCGCCACCTTTAACGGCGAATCAAATTGCTCAAAACTTGATGTCCATCGGCCTCGTCGACACATCTCGCGATCTTTCAGCAAGTACACCTAACGATGATCGACCGATTCGAACGATTGCGGAGACCATCAACAAATGGATGGGACAGGACATTGATTGGCATGAAGCAATCGTGGCAGAAATCTCGAAGCACTGCGCAGCTCATTACGATCAAAGTCAGGCAGTTTGGGCCAGTCCCTACAAGCACCTGTCGCTCTACGAAGCCTGGCGGAAGGTAGCCGAGCACGATTGTAATATCGAAATCTTAGGCCTGACCGACTTCCGGAAGTTTGTCGCTTGCTTGCCGCACACGCCTGAAGCCTGCATCGCTTACGCGTTGAAAGAATTGAGCGTTCCGCAACCGCTTTGGTCAACTTTCCTACTTTGCCAAGCGTTCTCAATTCCAGGTTGGAGTGCATGGGCCAAATACCAAACGAGTTGGGCTGAAAATTCCAGACCCGAAAAGAATGATCTAGTCTGCCTGCTAGCGATTCGCCTGGCGTACGACGTAGCGCTCGCTGAGGCAAAGTCTGTTAGTGTGAATTGGAGTTCTTATGTGGACATGGCAGCTTCTTCATTCAAGCTGCCCCAGGAAGCTCTGGGCAGCGACTCGAAAATTCGCTTCATCTTGCTTCGCGCCAGCGAGATCGCTCACCGCAATAGCTTGCTCAAAGCAATGTCGTTTTCCGAAGGTCGCTCGTCTCGAACCGAAGACCGAAAACTGGCACAGTTGGTCTTCTGTATCGACGTCCGGTCAGAACGAATTCGTCGACAACTGGAGGCCCAGTCCCAAGATATCGAGACATTTGGATTCGCAGGCTTCTTCGGCATGGCTTTCGAATACGCGACTCTTGGGCAGCCGTCGGGCAACTTACAACTACCTGTGCTCTTGAAGCCGCAATTCAAAGTGCATGAATGCGTTCACGAAGCAGACGCTGCCCATGAATGTGCCGCCATCAACAAGCGCGAGCAGGCACGAACCTGGCGAGCGTTATGGAAAAGTTTTCAGGCCTCGGCTGTGGGTTGCTTCTCATTTGTCGAAACAACCGGTTTGTTGGTCGGCTTGAAATTGCTAACTCGAGTTGCTGGTTACAACCCGAAGCGGAGCGATGCCAAGTATGACGGTTTGGGCAGGGCGGATCATTCGCGGCTGGGACCGACGTTGCGTGGCCTCAATCATCAGGGCATTACCACGTCGCGACAGGCGGATTTGGCAGAAGGAATGTTGCGAAACTTGGGTCTCACCAAGAATTTTGCCAGAATCGTCGTGTTCTGTGGCCATGCCTGTCAGACGGACAATAACCCGCTGGCAGCCGGCTTGGATTGTGGCGCATGTGGCGGGCATTCCGGCGAACCCAACGCACGGTTCGCAGCCATGCTACTCAATCAGCCATATATTCGCCAAGCGATGGCAGATCGAGGTATCGATATCCCTGCGGACACCCATTTTGTAGGTGCTCTGCATAATACCACCACGGACCGAATCGAGTTTTTTGATACCCAAATGGTGCCGACTAGCCAGCAGGACGCGTTGCAACAACTCAAAACTAGCTGTGCGATCGCTACTCGCCAGACACAGTTGGAGCGAATGCCGATTGTATCGAGTAGCTCACCCAACGCTTTGCTCAGGCGAGCGACAGATTGGTCTGAGGTGCGACCCGAATGGGGCTTGGCTGGTAATGCGTCGTTCATCGTGGCACCTCGATCGATGACGCAGAAAGCTAACTTGGAAGCGCGTTCGTTCCTGCATAGTTACGACTACACGCAAGACACCCAAGGCAGAGTCTTAGAAACAATCATGACGGCACCGATGATCGTGGCGAACTGGATCAACATGCAGTACTATGCTTCGACTGTAGACAATTGTCATTTTGGTAGCGGCACAAAAACAGTTCACAATGTCGTAGGCGGATTCGGCATTCTGTCGGGTAATGGCGGCGATTTGATGACGGGCTTGCCATGGCAATCACTGCACACTGGCAAACAGTTCCAGCACTTGCCGATGCGTTTGCAAGTCGTCATCAATGCACCTCGCGAGATGATTGATCGAATCATCGCCAAGCATCAACTCGTGGCCGATCTGTTGACGGGTGGCTGGTTGCACTTGGTAGCGATCGAAGAGCAGACCACCTATCGCTACACTCTAGCCGGAAAGTGGGAGTCTTTGCATCTAGCTCCGTCGCCAAGCCATGAAGGAGTATCGGTATGA
- the cysD gene encoding sulfate adenylyltransferase subunit CysD — translation MTVASQGGSVDAANVHCQDIHQRAVSHHAQRSSHLKRLEAESIHILREVVAEFDNPVMLYSIGKDSSVILHLARKAYYPSKIPFPLLHIDSTWEFREMIEFREQFARQRLGLDVIAYVNQQGVRDGINPFDHGRVYTEIMRTQPLKQSLTEYKFDAAIGGGRRDEEKSRAKERIFSFRDRNHRWDPRNQRPELWNIFNTWKHFGESLRVFPLSNWTELDVWQYILQESIPIVPLYFAKPRPVVRRGGDLIVVDDARMRLEVGETPTLMKVRFRTLGCYPVTGAVESEAETIEDIVYEMLTTRVSERQGRAIDRDEAAAMERKKRDGYF, via the coding sequence ATGACGGTCGCCAGTCAGGGCGGGAGTGTGGACGCTGCCAACGTCCATTGCCAAGACATCCACCAGCGGGCTGTCAGTCACCATGCTCAGCGTTCATCGCATCTCAAGCGACTTGAAGCTGAGAGCATTCACATCCTGCGCGAAGTGGTTGCTGAGTTCGACAATCCGGTGATGCTGTATTCGATTGGCAAAGATTCTTCGGTGATTTTGCATTTAGCTCGAAAGGCTTATTATCCCAGCAAGATACCGTTTCCGCTGCTGCATATCGATTCGACTTGGGAGTTCCGCGAGATGATCGAATTCCGCGAGCAATTCGCTCGCCAGCGGCTTGGCTTAGACGTTATTGCGTATGTCAATCAACAAGGGGTCCGCGATGGTATCAACCCCTTCGATCATGGCCGAGTCTACACGGAAATCATGCGAACACAGCCACTAAAACAGTCCTTAACTGAATACAAATTCGATGCAGCTATTGGTGGCGGTCGTCGCGATGAAGAGAAATCTCGCGCCAAGGAACGTATTTTCTCTTTTCGCGACCGAAATCATCGCTGGGACCCACGTAACCAGCGGCCGGAACTTTGGAACATTTTCAATACCTGGAAGCACTTCGGAGAAAGTCTGAGAGTCTTCCCGTTGTCGAATTGGACCGAGCTGGATGTCTGGCAATACATCTTGCAAGAAAGTATCCCCATTGTGCCATTGTACTTTGCCAAACCGCGCCCAGTGGTGCGGCGCGGCGGTGACTTGATTGTTGTCGACGATGCTCGCATGCGCTTGGAAGTTGGCGAAACGCCCACGTTAATGAAAGTGCGCTTTCGAACTTTGGGCTGTTACCCTGTGACCGGTGCGGTCGAATCAGAAGCTGAAACCATTGAAGACATCGTTTATGAGATGTTGACTACCAGAGTCTCCGAACGCCAAGGGCGGGCCATCGATCGTGATGAAGCCGCAGCCATGGAACGCAAGAAACGCGATGGCTACTTTTGA
- the cysN gene encoding sulfate adenylyltransferase subunit CysN has product MNIINETNIDTYLARHNAKDLLRFITCGNVDDGKSTLIGRLLLEAGAIYDDQIAALQCDSEKHGTVGKRIDTALLLDGLEDERQQGITIDVAYRYFTTPQRKFIIADTPGHEQFTRNMATGASTADLAIILVDATKGISTQTRRHAFIVSLLGIRHIILAVNKMDLVGYDQDVFTKIKEEFDRFAQVLSLDQVCAIPLSALEGDNIIQASPRTQWYSGPALLEQLDSVQVDSNRHSNALRFPIQWVNRPDSSFRGFSGTIASGRLCVGDQVTVLPSRKTARVSSIVTMDGQLDEAVAADSITVTLDCEIDVTRGDMLVGAEMQPTVSRRGEANLVWMTEQPLVPGKSYWFKQTTRRTSCEISAVRYRTDVNTFQRSSASSLSLNEIGRCEIKLHDPVMFDPYSANLGTGSFILVDRISHETVAAGMFCDASGDPSTSGHWDDESVLLAPRPACSHISNSARCSRYGQKPLTILITGLSSSGKTSVAMALEVRLFRERLTCIVVDGQSLRLGISRDLGFTAEERSENLRRAAEIAKLINDAGQICIAAFVAPSVWVRNKARELIGAERFFHVFLSTAPEVCRSRDHTGQYKAADRGEISSFPGVTFNYETPTDADLVFDTENMTAEQVAEEILARIKTRITC; this is encoded by the coding sequence ATGAACATCATCAACGAAACGAACATCGATACCTATTTGGCTCGGCATAATGCCAAAGATCTATTGCGGTTTATCACCTGCGGCAATGTAGACGATGGCAAAAGCACCCTAATCGGTAGATTGCTGCTGGAAGCCGGCGCGATTTACGACGATCAGATCGCTGCCTTGCAGTGCGACTCCGAGAAACACGGTACTGTCGGCAAACGCATCGATACAGCTTTATTGCTCGATGGTTTGGAAGACGAACGCCAACAGGGAATTACCATCGATGTCGCCTATCGCTATTTCACCACGCCCCAGCGAAAATTCATTATCGCTGATACGCCGGGCCATGAGCAATTCACTCGCAACATGGCAACCGGCGCTTCGACTGCAGACTTAGCAATAATCCTCGTTGACGCTACCAAAGGCATCTCCACACAAACGCGCCGCCATGCGTTTATCGTTTCGTTACTGGGGATCAGACACATCATCTTGGCTGTCAATAAAATGGATCTTGTCGGATATGACCAAGATGTATTTACCAAGATTAAAGAAGAGTTCGATCGCTTCGCCCAAGTCTTGTCGCTCGATCAAGTGTGCGCCATACCACTTTCCGCGCTCGAAGGCGACAATATCATCCAGGCCAGCCCGCGCACCCAATGGTACAGCGGACCAGCGCTACTTGAGCAACTAGATTCTGTCCAAGTCGACTCGAATCGCCATTCCAATGCATTGCGTTTTCCGATTCAGTGGGTGAACCGGCCCGATTCCAGCTTTCGAGGCTTTAGCGGTACGATCGCTTCGGGCCGTTTGTGCGTTGGCGATCAGGTCACCGTGTTGCCTTCGCGCAAGACTGCCCGAGTAAGTTCAATTGTGACCATGGACGGACAGCTTGACGAAGCAGTCGCTGCGGATTCGATCACTGTAACTCTAGACTGTGAAATCGATGTCACTCGAGGCGATATGCTGGTCGGTGCAGAAATGCAGCCAACAGTCAGTCGTCGTGGCGAGGCGAACCTTGTGTGGATGACAGAACAACCGTTGGTTCCCGGAAAATCTTATTGGTTCAAGCAAACAACACGTCGCACTTCATGCGAAATTTCAGCAGTCCGCTACCGCACAGACGTCAATACATTCCAGCGGAGCAGCGCATCTTCTCTGTCGCTGAATGAAATCGGGCGATGCGAAATCAAGTTGCATGATCCGGTGATGTTTGACCCGTACTCAGCCAACCTCGGGACGGGCAGCTTCATTTTGGTCGATCGGATTTCTCACGAAACGGTTGCCGCAGGTATGTTCTGTGACGCCAGTGGAGATCCATCGACATCCGGCCATTGGGATGACGAGTCCGTGCTGCTGGCACCACGACCTGCCTGTAGTCACATTTCGAATAGTGCCCGCTGCTCACGCTACGGACAAAAACCACTTACAATTCTCATCACCGGCTTGAGTAGCTCGGGTAAAACGAGCGTCGCCATGGCACTCGAAGTGCGGTTATTCAGAGAGCGGCTGACTTGCATAGTTGTGGATGGACAAAGCCTGCGACTGGGGATAAGTCGCGATCTGGGATTCACGGCTGAGGAGCGTTCCGAGAATCTACGTCGAGCCGCCGAAATAGCAAAACTGATCAACGATGCAGGACAAATCTGCATAGCGGCCTTCGTTGCCCCAAGCGTCTGGGTACGCAACAAGGCTCGAGAGCTAATTGGGGCGGAGCGATTCTTCCACGTGTTTTTGTCGACGGCACCCGAAGTCTGTCGCAGTCGTGATCATACCGGTCAGTACAAGGCGGCTGATAGGGGCGAAATCAGCAGCTTCCCTGGCGTCACATTTAACTACGAAACTCCCACCGACGCAGATTTGGTTTTTGATACCGAAAACATGACTGCAGAACAAGTTGCTGAGGAGATCCTGGCAAGAATCAAAACTCGCATTACCTGTTAA